One window of the Thermodesulfomicrobium sp. WS genome contains the following:
- a CDS encoding IscA/HesB family protein, translating to MFALSKAAKEQLDMHFAGKDVSPIRVYIAAGUGGPRLALALDERKDGDTVLDVDGYTFLVETNLLQEVAPIRVDFNHHYGFNVQSRLKVTSSGCSSCSSCG from the coding sequence ATGTTTGCACTGAGCAAGGCCGCAAAGGAGCAGTTGGATATGCACTTTGCGGGAAAGGATGTATCCCCCATCCGCGTCTATATCGCCGCTGGCTGAGGGGGGCCGCGGTTGGCCCTCGCTCTGGATGAGCGAAAAGACGGCGATACGGTCCTGGATGTGGATGGCTATACGTTTCTGGTCGAAACGAACCTGCTTCAGGAAGTGGCTCCCATTCGCGTGGATTTCAACCACCACTATGGCTTCAATGTGCAGTCGCGCCTGAAAGTCACCAGTTCGGGCTGCAGTTCCTGCTCTTCCTGCGGGTAG
- a CDS encoding ATP-binding protein yields the protein MERKKLPIGIQTFAKICQENCYYVDKTPFVARLAEDGGYYFLSRPRRFGKSLFLDTLAEAFAGNRALFTGLYLENHWNWENHHPVIRLSFAEGRLQQEAQLEEHIHETLTENAERLGVSIDPAPKDVHLRFGQLITRAAEKHKRQAVVLIDEYDKPILDNLTDPDTARAMREGLRNIYSVLKGRDADLRFVFLTGVSKFSKVSLFSGLNNLNDITVDERYATICGYTEADLDAVFGPEFTAAAKEGRALDRDAVRAWYNGYRWGSGESVYNPFDVLLLLDKREFRAWWFETATPTFLVEWLMRHQFFTPRLERLYADDALLSAFDVEAIAPEALLWQTGYVTITRVHRSEDGVEYELGLPNREVRMALNRALVRGLVPELPHAPNFALTTMLKEGDAHGLGEHMRSLFAGIPADWYRKNPMARYEGYFASVFYSHLAGLGVMTIPERVCTPGRLDLVVIAGAVVWIFEFKVIDGDTPTGEALRQIQAKGYAAAYRGKAAVARVVEVGVEFSTAKRQIVGWEVA from the coding sequence ATGGAGCGCAAGAAACTGCCCATCGGCATCCAGACCTTTGCCAAGATCTGCCAGGAAAACTGCTATTACGTGGACAAAACGCCGTTCGTGGCGCGTCTGGCCGAGGACGGCGGCTACTACTTCCTCTCCCGGCCGCGGCGCTTCGGCAAATCCCTGTTCCTCGACACCTTGGCTGAAGCATTTGCCGGCAACCGCGCGCTTTTTACCGGACTGTATCTCGAGAATCACTGGAATTGGGAGAATCACCATCCAGTAATTCGGCTTTCCTTCGCCGAAGGGCGGCTGCAGCAGGAAGCCCAGTTGGAAGAACACATCCACGAGACCCTGACGGAAAATGCGGAGCGCCTCGGGGTGTCCATCGATCCTGCGCCCAAAGACGTCCACCTGCGCTTCGGTCAGCTCATCACCCGTGCAGCGGAGAAGCACAAGCGCCAGGCCGTGGTGCTCATTGACGAGTACGACAAACCCATCCTCGATAACCTCACCGATCCGGACACGGCGCGGGCCATGCGCGAGGGCCTGCGCAACATCTATTCCGTGCTCAAGGGCCGGGATGCAGATCTGCGCTTCGTGTTTCTCACCGGGGTGTCCAAGTTCAGCAAGGTGAGTCTCTTTTCCGGGCTCAACAACCTCAACGACATCACCGTGGATGAGCGCTACGCCACCATCTGCGGCTATACCGAAGCAGATCTGGATGCGGTCTTCGGCCCGGAGTTTACCGCTGCCGCCAAGGAAGGCCGCGCGCTCGATCGCGATGCCGTGCGTGCCTGGTACAACGGCTACCGCTGGGGAAGCGGGGAAAGCGTCTACAATCCTTTCGACGTGCTGCTCCTTCTCGATAAGCGAGAATTTCGCGCCTGGTGGTTCGAGACCGCCACGCCTACGTTTCTCGTGGAGTGGCTCATGCGCCATCAGTTCTTCACCCCGCGTCTGGAGCGCCTGTACGCCGACGACGCCCTGCTTTCGGCCTTTGACGTGGAGGCCATCGCCCCCGAGGCCCTGCTTTGGCAGACGGGCTACGTCACCATCACCCGCGTGCACCGCAGCGAAGACGGGGTGGAGTACGAGCTGGGTCTTCCCAACCGCGAGGTGCGCATGGCCCTCAACCGCGCCCTGGTGCGGGGCTTGGTGCCCGAGCTCCCGCATGCCCCGAATTTTGCCCTCACCACCATGCTCAAGGAGGGCGACGCCCACGGCCTGGGTGAGCACATGCGCAGCCTCTTTGCCGGCATCCCCGCAGACTGGTACCGCAAAAACCCCATGGCCCGGTACGAAGGTTATTTCGCCAGCGTGTTCTATAGCCACCTGGCGGGCCTTGGGGTGATGACCATCCCGGAGCGCGTCTGCACCCCGGGGCGCTTGGACCTGGTGGTCATCGCCGGGGCAGTGGTGTGGATCTTCGAGTTCAAGGTCATCGACGGCGACACCCCCACGGGCGAGGCCCTGCGGCAGATCCAGGCAAAGGGCTACGCCGCGGCCTACCGGGGCAAGGCGGCAGTAGCGCGGGTCGTGGAAGTGGGGGTGGAATTCAGCACGGCCAAGCGCCAGATCGTGGGCTGGGAGGTGGCATAA
- a CDS encoding LysM domain-containing protein → MRRPSLCLLVVLTLLASVCWGEENVRLFFHKTAAGKAPEGPKHVVREGEWLYKILEDAGFSREEFPQVIPKVRAMNPHVADFNHLRAGQVLYLPRAPKAGKASASHRPPVSPSAPPTLLRKEYVVQPGETLTQILRRETGATDAELYARLFDVVRQYNPHIHNLDALRPGDRLELPAGTPWRSDAEGNASSTSAEDTSPNEDAPLGAGENATQEVGVAQGGTGGNGTGLAPAGGLAVPASGDAPQSTIERSGSEPAQPAVSVSPLRSWEQGRAQARQLLQGLGLTLIPGEEALFPLEDGSWFAVNLRETPALSTPWGARMLLLDAPKPASWMESARAAGFVPIMVPADWQLRPVLQALAGAFPQQVHLWPQGRNLVLPRQGMSINLRAALVAVLEGGRTVALWTQDQNAPPLPQGVREILAAAQVTLLETDASGTPFAPPALPGAAMLLPAANAAWLHKQLDARFPEIRPLTSPGQILAFLRHGKHLVSKHITLSWVRGANELSIQIPAWLIDGEPPIALLEDPLPATVALLAQNGYQCARMER, encoded by the coding sequence TTGCGTCGACCAAGCCTATGCCTTCTGGTGGTGCTGACTCTCCTGGCCTCGGTGTGTTGGGGCGAGGAGAACGTGCGGCTTTTTTTCCACAAAACCGCTGCGGGCAAGGCCCCAGAGGGGCCCAAGCACGTGGTGCGGGAAGGGGAATGGCTCTACAAAATCCTTGAGGACGCCGGCTTTTCCCGGGAAGAATTCCCTCAAGTGATTCCCAAGGTGCGGGCCATGAACCCGCATGTGGCGGACTTCAACCACCTGCGCGCCGGCCAGGTGCTCTATCTCCCGCGGGCCCCAAAGGCCGGCAAGGCATCTGCCTCGCACCGCCCGCCGGTCTCCCCTTCCGCCCCACCGACGCTGCTGCGCAAGGAATACGTGGTGCAGCCAGGGGAGACCCTGACCCAGATCTTGCGGCGGGAAACCGGCGCCACGGATGCCGAACTTTACGCGCGGCTCTTTGATGTGGTGCGGCAATACAACCCGCACATCCACAACCTCGACGCCCTGCGCCCCGGCGACCGCTTGGAACTCCCCGCCGGAACCCCTTGGCGGAGCGACGCCGAAGGCAACGCTTCCTCTACCAGTGCCGAAGACACATCCCCCAACGAAGACGCCCCCTTGGGTGCGGGAGAAAATGCCACGCAAGAAGTCGGCGTCGCCCAGGGCGGCACGGGGGGAAACGGCACGGGTCTTGCCCCCGCAGGAGGACTGGCCGTGCCCGCAAGCGGTGATGCCCCTCAAAGCACCATCGAGAGAAGCGGATCCGAACCTGCGCAACCCGCTGTCTCGGTATCGCCGCTGCGTTCTTGGGAACAGGGACGAGCGCAGGCCCGCCAGCTTCTCCAAGGTTTGGGTTTGACCTTGATCCCAGGAGAAGAGGCCCTTTTTCCCTTGGAAGACGGCAGTTGGTTTGCCGTCAATCTGCGCGAAACTCCGGCCCTTTCCACGCCGTGGGGGGCGCGCATGCTCCTCCTGGATGCCCCCAAGCCCGCCTCGTGGATGGAGAGTGCCCGAGCCGCAGGCTTTGTCCCCATCATGGTGCCTGCGGACTGGCAACTGCGCCCGGTGCTCCAGGCGCTGGCAGGCGCGTTCCCCCAGCAGGTACATTTGTGGCCCCAAGGCCGCAATCTGGTGCTGCCGCGCCAGGGCATGAGCATCAATCTCAGGGCCGCACTCGTGGCGGTCCTGGAGGGCGGGCGCACGGTAGCCCTATGGACCCAGGACCAAAACGCCCCGCCGCTTCCGCAAGGGGTGCGGGAAATTTTGGCTGCTGCGCAGGTGACGCTTCTGGAAACTGACGCCAGCGGCACACCCTTTGCCCCGCCAGCGCTGCCCGGGGCGGCCATGCTCCTTCCTGCGGCCAACGCCGCCTGGCTCCACAAGCAGCTCGACGCACGTTTTCCCGAGATCCGCCCGCTGACCTCGCCGGGGCAGATCTTGGCCTTCTTGCGGCATGGGAAGCACCTGGTTTCCAAACATATCACCCTTTCCTGGGTGCGCGGCGCCAACGAGCTTTCCATCCAAATCCCTGCATGGCTCATCGATGGCGAGCCTCCCATCGCCCTCCTGGAAGACCCTCTGCCGGCCACAGTAGCCTTGCTTGCCCAAAACGGCTACCAATGCGCCCGCATGGAACGCTGA
- a CDS encoding hydrogenase maturation nickel metallochaperone HypA — protein sequence MHELSLVEGILAIVREEMAKHGLKRLIRVRVKHGELSAVVPEALETAFEVLTVGTDLAGACLEPEMVPLRVRCRQCGEEFSPSENERFLMPCPACGTELGHHVLSGRELYIDHIEAE from the coding sequence ATGCATGAACTATCCTTGGTGGAGGGCATCCTCGCCATCGTGCGCGAAGAAATGGCCAAGCACGGCCTCAAGCGCCTTATCCGGGTACGGGTCAAACACGGGGAGCTTTCCGCAGTGGTGCCTGAAGCCTTGGAGACGGCCTTTGAGGTCCTGACCGTGGGCACCGATCTCGCCGGGGCCTGCTTGGAACCGGAGATGGTCCCCCTGCGGGTACGTTGCCGCCAGTGCGGCGAGGAGTTTTCTCCATCGGAGAACGAACGCTTCTTGATGCCCTGTCCGGCCTGTGGCACGGAGCTCGGCCACCATGTCCTTTCTGGAAGGGAACTCTACATCGACCACATCGAGGCCGAATAG
- the hypB gene encoding hydrogenase nickel incorporation protein HypB encodes MQVEVARNILEANDAGAEELRRIFARHGLLVLNLMSSPGSGKTTLLERTLTDLRGQLRFGVIEGDCQTENDARRVAATGARAVQINTHGGCHLDSTMVREACEQLGLDDLDILIIENVGNLVCPAEFSLGEDAKVTILSVTEGDDKPEKYPFIFSQSRVMLLNKIDLLPYVPFDPARASAFARAVNPELEIFEVAALSGQGMDVWYAWLRRSLEAKRAAR; translated from the coding sequence ATGCAAGTGGAAGTCGCCCGCAATATCCTGGAAGCCAACGACGCCGGCGCCGAAGAGCTGCGCCGCATCTTCGCTCGTCATGGCCTGTTGGTGCTCAACCTCATGAGCTCCCCGGGATCGGGCAAGACCACCCTCCTCGAGCGCACACTTACGGATTTGCGCGGACAGTTGCGCTTTGGAGTCATCGAAGGCGATTGCCAGACGGAAAACGACGCCCGCAGGGTGGCCGCCACCGGCGCCCGGGCCGTGCAGATCAATACCCATGGCGGCTGCCACTTGGATAGCACCATGGTGCGCGAGGCCTGTGAGCAGCTCGGGCTGGACGACCTGGATATCCTCATCATCGAAAACGTGGGCAACTTGGTTTGCCCGGCGGAGTTTTCTTTGGGCGAGGACGCCAAGGTGACCATCTTGAGTGTCACCGAAGGGGACGACAAGCCCGAAAAATATCCCTTCATCTTCTCCCAATCCCGGGTTATGCTCCTCAACAAGATCGATCTCTTGCCCTACGTGCCCTTTGACCCCGCCCGGGCGAGCGCCTTTGCCCGCGCCGTCAACCCTGAGCTGGAGATCTTCGAGGTGGCGGCCCTTTCCGGCCAGGGCATGGACGTATGGTATGCGTGGCTGCGCAGGAGTCTGGAAGCCAAGCGGGCGGCACGCTAG
- a CDS encoding CBS domain-containing protein: protein MFQVKDIMTEDVFTLKETDTLSAAKDLMSLARIRHIPIVNDAGKFVGLVTHRDILSATVSKLAGIDSATREEIESRIPVREIMQREVTTIREDAPLKEAATILLRGKFGCLPVLRKGKLCGIITEADFLRLTIQLLEATDVDDA from the coding sequence ATGTTCCAAGTCAAGGACATCATGACGGAAGACGTGTTCACCCTCAAAGAAACCGATACCTTGAGTGCGGCCAAGGACCTCATGAGTTTGGCCCGCATCCGCCACATCCCCATTGTGAACGACGCCGGAAAATTCGTGGGTCTGGTGACCCACCGGGATATCCTGTCCGCTACGGTCTCCAAACTTGCAGGCATCGATTCCGCAACCCGAGAAGAGATCGAATCCCGCATCCCGGTGCGCGAGATCATGCAGCGGGAAGTGACCACCATCCGTGAAGACGCCCCGCTCAAAGAGGCGGCCACCATCCTGCTCCGGGGAAAGTTCGGCTGCCTGCCGGTGCTGCGGAAGGGCAAACTTTGCGGCATCATCACCGAGGCCGATTTCCTGCGCCTCACCATCCAGCTCCTCGAAGCCACGGACGTGGACGACGCCTAA
- the bioB gene encoding biotin synthase BioB: protein MHAIHPRIQSALETVLAGGTVSPEAAMEIALLPDSETPGLLLAARTIRRAFLGAATHHCAIVNAKSGRCSENCAFCAQSSHWPTAVSQYGLLDEASLVARGEEAAAWGVRCFSLVTSGLRLLPREMETVCRVVEVLRRRTNLEIAASLGLLSEEDARCLRQAGLVRYHHNLETAGSFFARICSTHDYAEDLATVERAKAHGFSVCCGGILGLGEGWAERIELACTLRDLEVDRVPLNFLTPIPKTPLENQPLLAPAEALKSIALFRLLVPRAGITIAGGRGRVLQDYQSWALLAGATGYMLGNYLTTPGRDLAADQAMLEAGTWI from the coding sequence ATGCACGCCATCCATCCCCGCATCCAATCCGCCCTGGAAACGGTGCTCGCCGGCGGCACAGTCTCGCCAGAGGCGGCGATGGAGATCGCTCTCCTGCCCGACTCCGAGACCCCAGGCCTGCTGCTGGCGGCCCGCACCATCCGCCGGGCCTTTCTCGGTGCAGCCACGCACCACTGCGCCATCGTCAACGCCAAGAGCGGCCGCTGCTCGGAAAACTGCGCCTTTTGCGCCCAAAGCAGCCATTGGCCCACTGCGGTTTCGCAGTACGGCCTCTTGGATGAGGCCAGCCTCGTGGCGCGCGGTGAAGAAGCCGCCGCCTGGGGGGTGCGCTGCTTTTCCCTGGTGACCAGCGGTCTGCGCCTCTTACCCCGGGAGATGGAGACCGTGTGTCGGGTGGTGGAGGTCCTGCGCCGGCGCACGAACCTGGAAATCGCCGCCTCCTTGGGGCTGCTTTCCGAAGAGGACGCCCGCTGCCTGCGGCAGGCAGGGCTGGTGCGCTACCACCACAACCTGGAGACCGCGGGCTCATTCTTTGCCCGCATTTGCTCCACCCATGATTACGCCGAAGACCTCGCCACTGTGGAGCGGGCCAAGGCCCATGGATTTTCCGTGTGCTGCGGCGGCATCCTCGGCCTTGGGGAAGGATGGGCCGAACGCATCGAGCTCGCCTGCACCCTGCGCGACCTCGAGGTGGACCGGGTCCCCCTCAATTTCCTCACCCCCATCCCCAAGACCCCACTGGAGAACCAGCCCCTCCTTGCCCCGGCCGAGGCCCTCAAAAGTATCGCCCTCTTCCGCCTGCTTGTGCCCCGCGCCGGCATCACCATCGCCGGCGGACGCGGCCGCGTGCTCCAAGACTACCAGTCCTGGGCGCTTCTCGCCGGCGCCACCGGCTACATGCTCGGCAATTACCTCACGACTCCGGGGCGGGATCTTGCCGCAGACCAAGCCATGCTGGAGGCCGGGACATGGATTTGA
- a CDS encoding SDR family oxidoreductase, whose translation MKLTFQGRRALLLGGSCDLGLALIPLLNAEGLEVFATAASAPGRARLAALLPPERIYTVHLGEAASVSVLAENPPLVDYLVDLAHLREDDALLLSLDPAKAHATWMAMGAHRHQLICALGRGMLARRFGRMLYVSSTAAAVPAPGQGLYSALKRAAEGIYHTLGVELASRGVSTVSLRLGLTQAGRGAAFLEHHPHLPWVSPEDAASCMVFLLSDQGLCIRLTSITVDAGLLARKYSS comes from the coding sequence ATGAAGCTTACCTTTCAGGGCCGCCGCGCCCTCCTTCTGGGCGGAAGCTGCGACCTTGGATTGGCCCTCATTCCACTCCTCAACGCCGAAGGGCTCGAAGTCTTCGCCACCGCCGCCTCCGCGCCAGGACGGGCCCGCCTCGCCGCCCTGCTGCCACCGGAGCGGATATACACCGTGCACCTCGGAGAAGCGGCAAGCGTATCGGTATTGGCCGAAAACCCGCCGCTGGTGGACTATCTGGTGGATCTGGCGCACCTGCGGGAAGACGACGCCCTGCTGCTCTCCCTGGACCCCGCCAAGGCCCACGCCACCTGGATGGCCATGGGGGCGCACCGCCACCAGCTCATCTGCGCCCTGGGCCGCGGCATGCTCGCCCGGCGTTTCGGACGCATGCTCTACGTCTCTTCCACCGCTGCCGCTGTCCCTGCCCCAGGGCAAGGACTCTACAGCGCCCTCAAGCGGGCTGCTGAAGGCATCTATCACACCCTTGGGGTGGAGCTCGCCAGCCGCGGGGTCAGCACCGTGAGCCTGCGCCTTGGTCTGACCCAGGCCGGCCGCGGGGCCGCCTTTCTTGAGCACCACCCCCACCTCCCCTGGGTATCCCCCGAGGACGCCGCCTCCTGCATGGTGTTTCTCCTCTCCGACCAAGGGCTGTGCATCCGTTTGACCTCCATCACCGTGGACGCCGGACTCTTAGCGCGTAAGTATTCATCATGA
- a CDS encoding acyl carrier protein yields MTDEIIRIIADIMDQDPHTITPATYLVRDLGAQSIDLLEIGVAMQQRLGIPVQDDTLFLRDLRLVLLRAADEKTAPEAALAQRYPHLSPARISAILADLDAGPVLQVADLVAYAVHVRS; encoded by the coding sequence ATGACTGACGAAATCATTCGAATCATTGCCGATATCATGGACCAAGACCCGCACACCATCACCCCCGCCACCTACCTGGTGCGGGATCTGGGCGCTCAGTCCATCGACCTTTTGGAAATCGGTGTGGCCATGCAGCAGCGCCTGGGCATCCCGGTGCAGGACGACACCCTGTTTTTGCGGGATCTGCGTCTGGTGCTGCTGCGTGCCGCGGACGAAAAGACCGCGCCCGAAGCGGCCTTGGCGCAGCGCTATCCCCATCTGAGCCCGGCGCGCATCAGCGCCATCCTTGCGGATCTCGATGCCGGTCCGGTGCTGCAAGTGGCGGATCTTGTCGCCTACGCCGTCCACGTACGCTCATGA
- a CDS encoding beta-ketoacyl synthase N-terminal-like domain-containing protein produces the protein MKVVLTGWGAVTPLGASPQAMAEAVRRGQTPFVPSPWGYPVAPAPSPNVRALVGPMKNARYLCRAGRLAVAAAVQAVADAGLAPPLSRTALFLGLGPHLEAAPPQALWLLSAMPSTTTSLVAAALGIHGESATLLGACAASTQALAWGARTIAEGRTSVALVGGADSRVGERAVAAYASAGVLAPADIRPFDRERSGFIPAEGAAMMVLESEEHARGRGARILASVLGTGIGIDGRELTDPNPKTMAPVVRSALKGTAVDLSRLLVLAHGTGTRAGDAAEAAMLEAVLGSDFPGAVTALKSWLGHGAAACGLMELALLLACRSHGFVPPVRGLATPCARLPFMRACRPWQPRFVLVESFGFGGQAAAVLMELTHALGTPV, from the coding sequence ATGAAGGTTGTGCTCACCGGCTGGGGGGCGGTCACCCCCTTGGGAGCGAGCCCGCAGGCCATGGCCGAGGCTGTGCGTCGAGGGCAAACCCCCTTTGTCCCATCGCCATGGGGGTATCCGGTGGCCCCGGCACCTTCCCCCAATGTGCGCGCCCTCGTAGGTCCCATGAAAAACGCCCGCTACCTCTGCCGGGCCGGGCGCCTGGCCGTGGCTGCAGCGGTGCAGGCAGTGGCGGATGCGGGGCTTGCTCCTCCACTTTCTCGGACGGCGCTTTTTCTCGGCCTTGGCCCGCACCTGGAGGCAGCCCCACCCCAGGCCTTGTGGCTCTTGTCCGCCATGCCCTCCACCACCACTTCCCTGGTGGCCGCGGCCCTGGGCATCCACGGGGAAAGCGCCACGCTACTCGGGGCATGTGCGGCCTCGACGCAAGCCTTGGCCTGGGGGGCCCGGACCATCGCCGAGGGCCGCACCTCCGTGGCCCTGGTGGGCGGCGCCGACAGCCGGGTGGGCGAGCGCGCGGTGGCGGCGTACGCCAGCGCCGGAGTCCTCGCCCCTGCGGACATCCGCCCCTTCGATAGAGAACGAAGCGGCTTCATCCCCGCCGAAGGAGCGGCTATGATGGTCCTGGAATCCGAAGAGCATGCCCGCGGCCGCGGGGCCCGCATCCTCGCCTCCGTCCTCGGCACCGGCATAGGCATCGACGGCCGGGAACTCACCGACCCCAACCCCAAGACCATGGCCCCAGTGGTGCGTAGCGCCCTCAAAGGGACGGCGGTGGACCTCTCCCGGCTTCTGGTGTTAGCCCACGGCACCGGCACCCGAGCTGGAGACGCGGCCGAAGCCGCCATGCTGGAAGCGGTGCTCGGCAGCGATTTTCCGGGTGCGGTAACGGCGCTCAAGTCCTGGCTGGGGCACGGGGCCGCCGCCTGCGGACTCATGGAGCTTGCCCTCTTGCTCGCCTGCCGCAGCCATGGGTTCGTGCCGCCGGTGCGCGGCCTTGCCACCCCGTGCGCCCGGCTGCCCTTCATGCGTGCATGCCGGCCATGGCAGCCGCGCTTTGTGCTTGTAGAAAGCTTTGGTTTCGGCGGCCAGGCCGCCGCCGTGCTCATGGAGTTGACCCATGCCCTGGGAACCCCGGTTTGA
- a CDS encoding aminotransferase class I/II-fold pyridoxal phosphate-dependent enzyme has product MARFLTTLHDRLRVLDACGLGRTVLPVEDRHGPMVRVDGKWLVDFSSNDILGIARDPDLAARIWNAVRPRRLGAGAARLVSGQSPELDEAEAALAAWCGAPDALLFPSATQANAAVASLFQGDDLVAVDKRVHGSILHGLSASRAQVRSFGHNRLPHLARILASAPVAAVWSESLFSMDGDSPDIPAMAQCCREHGALLVLDEAHAVGVLGAHGKGLGEGYAPVRTVGLGKALGLVGGAVLGPPEVRRALLHLAPSAMFTTALPPWMGTLITTVIHEVRQQEERRRQVAHLADLARRLFQGLGVPVLGTHHILAVVLGSETRAAKVAWRLRDFGFLVFAARYPTVPLGAARLRVVVTAQHTEEHLHQLASAIAQALHDLTE; this is encoded by the coding sequence ATGGCTCGCTTCCTGACCACGCTGCACGATCGTCTGCGTGTCCTCGATGCCTGCGGCCTTGGCCGCACGGTGCTGCCCGTGGAAGACCGCCACGGCCCCATGGTGCGGGTGGACGGCAAATGGCTGGTGGATTTTTCGTCCAACGATATCCTGGGGATCGCAAGGGATCCAGACCTGGCCGCCCGTATCTGGAATGCGGTGCGGCCCAGACGCCTGGGGGCGGGGGCGGCGCGCCTAGTCAGCGGGCAGAGCCCGGAGCTGGACGAGGCGGAAGCAGCGCTGGCTGCCTGGTGCGGCGCGCCTGACGCCCTGCTCTTTCCCAGCGCCACGCAGGCCAACGCCGCGGTGGCGTCCCTCTTTCAAGGGGACGACCTGGTGGCGGTGGACAAACGCGTGCACGGCAGCATCCTGCACGGGCTTTCCGCCAGCCGCGCCCAGGTGCGCTCCTTTGGCCATAATCGTCTCCCGCACCTTGCCCGCATCCTTGCGAGCGCCCCGGTTGCCGCTGTATGGAGCGAGTCGCTTTTCAGCATGGATGGCGATAGCCCCGACATCCCGGCCATGGCGCAGTGCTGCCGCGAGCACGGCGCCCTGCTTGTCCTCGACGAGGCCCACGCCGTGGGGGTGCTCGGAGCGCACGGCAAGGGCCTTGGCGAAGGATACGCCCCGGTGCGCACCGTGGGACTGGGCAAGGCCTTGGGACTGGTAGGCGGGGCAGTGCTCGGGCCGCCGGAAGTGCGGCGCGCCCTGCTGCACCTGGCGCCTTCGGCCATGTTCACCACAGCGCTTCCGCCGTGGATGGGAACGCTCATCACGACCGTGATCCACGAAGTCCGGCAGCAGGAAGAGCGGCGGCGCCAGGTAGCCCACCTGGCGGATTTGGCCCGCCGTCTGTTCCAGGGCCTTGGCGTCCCGGTGCTGGGGACCCACCATATCCTGGCCGTGGTGCTGGGCAGCGAAACCCGTGCCGCCAAGGTCGCCTGGCGTCTTCGAGATTTTGGATTTCTCGTCTTTGCCGCCCGCTACCCCACGGTGCCCTTGGGTGCTGCGCGCCTGCGCGTGGTGGTCACGGCCCAGCACACCGAGGAGCATCTCCACCAACTTGCCAG